Below is a genomic region from Medicago truncatula cultivar Jemalong A17 chromosome 3, MtrunA17r5.0-ANR, whole genome shotgun sequence.
ATGTGTTAGCTCTACAAATTTAGCTGAGGTTCTTTCTATTCATGTAAATAGTGTTTTAAGTGCATATTTGAATTTGCGGTGAGGTTGACAGAATCACAATGAGCAACCGGACCGTAATTTTGCAAAAGCTATAGAGTGTGGCTTTTACAAAATTACTTTGCCTCACTATGTAATTTTGTCAAACCCACCGCCGTGAtatcaaacatatataaaacatcatagaacaaaaaaaaacttaaatgtgATAAAGAAAATAAGGTTTTAGTAAAAGTATTGACAAAGAAAGAGCTCAATTTTCACTTACCTCAGTTGGAAAATCCCACAACCACAAACACATTATTAAGGAACCGAAAATAAGTGTGCCTCCAAGCGCTGTTGAGGAATAGAGGACCACAAATACACCAGAAACCCACTGCAAATCCAACACCCAACCCAAAGTAGAGTGATTGTGTAAAAGAATTCTCATCATTATCAATATCATTGTGTCCTCCATGTAGGTATGACCCATGATCACATATTGGTAGAGGAGCTCCACAAAGTCCAGGATTCCCAACATAGTAGGAAGCATCAAAACTTTGAAGTTGAGTCCCAACTGGGATTTGCCCAACAAGGTAATTGTTTGACAGATTCAAGAAACTCAAGAAGGACAAAGTTGATGTGGTAACAGGAATTCCTCCAACAAGTTTATTGTCGGATAGATCAAGAGATTCCAAGTTTTTCATGTCTCCGATGTCTCTTGGTATCTTTCCTGTGAAATGATTTCGAGACAAGTTCAATGACTTGAGTTGAACTAGATTGAAAACTTGTGAGGGGATTTCACCTGATAAGTTGTTAGCTGAAAGGTCAAGAGTTCTCAACAGTCCATAGTCATAATACTCTAAGTCTCGCCCTTTTGTATACAATTTGAACTCAAATGGATAATGACTCGTTTTCTTTGCTCCACCCATGCCAGTGATGTTACTTATGCATTTGGGAATAGACCCTGAAAGTTTATTGTGGGAAAGATCCAATTGTATCAGTGATGAGAAATTGCACAGTTGTGGTGGAATGTTACCTTCAAACTGGTTTGATCTCAATATCATCACCTCCATACTACGTGGCATCTTCACTGGTACGGTTCCAGAGAAATTGTTTTCTCCAATATTAATGAATTGCAAATTTGTTATGTTAGATAGGTCCAATGAAAAATTACCAGACAAGCTGTTGTTATGCAAATCCAGTATTATGAGATCGATAAACAAGTCCATGGATGGAGGAACTTCACCAGTTAGCATATTACTTTCCATGAAAAGGAAAGATAAGCCTTTCCAATACTCCCAACAATCAGGAATTTCTCCGGTTAAAAGATTGAATGAAATGTCCAAATAATCCAAACTATTTTCCCTACCTAATCTGTGGCAGAACATAGGGGAAATGGTTCCAAAGAAAGAATTGTGTGACAAATCCAAATAGATGACATTTGCTGATATATGTGGGAGCCCTCCTCTGAAATTATTGTGGTCCATAAATAGAAGTTCCGAGTTTAGCGTGACATTTGATAAGTCTGCACTCATGCTGTTGTTAGACAAGTTAAGGTGTGTAATATTAGTTACAAATCTCCAAAATATGTCTCCATCTATGGATGAAACTCTAGAGTTAGGAATCTCAAGATATTCTAGTGACCTTTGTGTATATATCCATGTTGGAAACTTAGGACCTAGAATTGTATTGCTTAAACTTATCCCGTTcaattgaaatggaggaatccATTTAGAATCCATATCAAATGAAATCGGTGCACTCAAGACCAATGTTTCTAAACTAGAGAGATTGGAAAAATGTATTTCAGATAGAACACCTGACAAGGAACTTCCTCCAATGACCAAACTCTTCAAATTAAAGAGTTTTCCAATGCTGGTTGGAATATTACCGGTCAGAAAATCGGAGCTAACACTTAAGTCAACCAAGGAAGAGAGTTTTCCAAGAGATGAAGGGATAGAACCGCGAAACATGTTCTCAGCTAGACCAaggtattttaaattttcatgttGCCCTAACCAATCAGGAATAGATTCATTTAGTTCATTGTTACTCAACCTTAAAGTTTCAAGTTTTCGAAGACTTAACAAGCTCTTTGGTATTtgtccttttaaaaaattgaagctAAGGTCAATATGGGAGATATTCATATCGTTGCCGTGTTCAAACAACCAAGCAGGTAATTCAGAATCGAAATGGTTTGCTGAGAGATCAAGAGTTGCAAGTGAATTAGTAAAACTCACATGCTTAACGGATGCAAAGATATCGGTCAAATGACAACTTGATAATCTCAGTTCTAACAATGATACATGCAACATATCTATGGACTGAAGCCAGTTTGTTTGGTTTTGAAGATTAATTTGACTAAGGTTTAGAGATTTGAGTGAAGAAAATTTGGAAAGCCAATGAAGATTATCCAAGTGAAGATCATCGTTAAAGGATAAGTCTAGGTACTGAAtattagacaaattattattattatgatcatTTGATTGGTTGAAACTACTTAGAGTTGTAAAGCCATTCAAGCTTAAGTCTAAGTAGGtcaaaaattcaatttgaaaCAAAGACTGCAAGTTGATTTCACCTTCCAAGTATTGTTGGTGTAGATCAAGTGTTGTAACTCTACCTGTGATGTTGTCACATTGAACTCCTTTCCatgaacaacaatttttttcattaatggACCAAGAGGAAAGCTTGTTGGAGGAATGATTCTCCACACCAAGTTTGAAGAGCAGCAATGCAGAACGATCCTTCTCATTGCAGTTACTAATCCCAAGTTGTGTATTGCTACTATTGCACCTTTCAAATATTGTTGTAGATAGCAATAATAGCAGTAGCCAAACAATGGGAATCTGTGAAGTGAAGCCTAACATGGTTGATATTATTTAGTTTGAAGTGTTACAAATTTGTGTGGGTGGTGGTGATGGGTTTTAAAGGGTTAAGTTTGTTGGTGGTGTTTCACTATCACAACTCTATCTATTTCCTATTTCCACAACCATGTGGACGTAGCACTacttaaaaataagaaatattcAACATTGGTTCGTGCGTTGATTATTCTCCAATAAAAAGATAGGTCAATTCATTGGGAGGGGATTGTCTCCTATGAAAGTTTCATCCAATGAAATCTCCTccactcatttttatttttttgcaatatgtaatttaaattatttaaaaaaaaaattaagggtagGGATCAGCGTCAGTGAATTTCAAATGGGAGAGGATTCGTGCCTCAATTCATTTGGGTAAAAGAGATTGAGTAACAgctaacttttaaaaataagaggGTTAATTTTTTGTCCAAAATCACCTAGATCACTTTTTCCTATTCTTTTGTTTGAATAACTTATTTTCACGtgtatttacttttattttgtcatCTTAATTAATGTTCATTTGATTTGTTTGCCGTCTTGGTgcaatattgttttgtttttccttctcgTTGCCGTGTTTGTTCGGTTcagaacaatatatatatatatatatagaggagggatattttgactccaagagtaagtctctaaacttactccaaatctttgcccttaattctttttaatctaacggttttaaaatttatttaacatgaACCCCTTTTCGGTTTTCTTCCACTAAACACAGTATTTCAATTCTTGAATTTGTTTCAACTTTTTAtcacaaaacaattttcagatCTTTTTATCGCACAGTATATGCATGACtaattcaaattattaattCAATTGCCAACAATAATTATCCACAAGCATCTCACCTCTTCAATTGGTACATATGGATAGCCTAAGAATTTTGTGTTCATCCaaagagaagaagaatgaaTCTAAATGAAAATTGACGAAATAAATACGTTTTGGGATTTATCCAAGTTTAAAAAACCactcttaaagaataaaaaatggagaCAGTATACATATGACTATGATttgaaatcaaattttcaaatcaTGAAACGGAGAAGGTTTATATCTATGATGATGATCATGAGTTTAATGTTGTCTGCCGTTTTGTCATGACAAGCTTTTGCAGCGTTAAGCGTTTTGCCGTTTTCCAGTGCAGAAAAGAATTAAACCTCACCCTAACAATTACTATTATTCAATCCTAACCATTAATTGATATTGAGATTAAGGatcaagatttggagtaagtttAGAGACTTACTCTTGAAGTCAAAATATCtctcctcatatatatatatatatatatatatatatatatatatatatatatatatatattaactttgtttcaatgcaacttcaatcaatgattttaaTGTCTTAAATATTACAAATCTGAATACATGAGTATTTCAGACAATTTAAGTTCTTCATAATTGTAGACATTTTACTATTGTATGTTAATAGTATATATGTTGTGAGTTTTTCGCGAATTCAATCCGTATTTTAACGAtttagaatttgtgttgtttgatgtatttctattaaaaaattaatataaattgaaCTTAAATTTTGTTAACAATATTCGGCTAATAATATGGCAAATCCCATAACTGTTTACAAATTGAACCGTGTACCACTagtattcataaaaaaacagCAGCATTAAGctaaaaatatggaaaatccAATTATCACCCCAACCATAATTCTTGCAAAGTAACCCATGTTTTGTAGCTCCAGCTGGCGGACCCTGGCAAATGATTACCGTTGGAGTTGCTCTAACAAATTTTAAGTTTGGATATCACACCtaataaatgtattttaaattaagagtctgcttattttaactttttaaaaaagaaatttaaaagtgtatcatttttttctataatttttttaacaaagaatatGTAAAGAAAGCTTTTAATGAGAAAATGGTTTAAGTTTAACCAACTTGTCGTAAAAAGTCCATTGAAGTATTTAATAGTTTTCCAATGACTTTTTCTAACTTTGAAAGTTGCTTGACTCCTTTGATTCGCTGTGCAAGTGACATAATGTCGATATGTCTATCAAAGAGTTCATTTCTACACTTACTACTTTACTAGTACCCCTAACTTAGAAGACACGTTTTATTATAGTTGGGCACCCCCGTTACAAAATTTCTATGAAGTATGAAGGCAGATCTTGTCCATGCAAAGTGAAAACATTGTCATTGAATCAACTCCTTATTCCACGTTGACTGCTTCAATTCCTTTCGAAGTTGGGTGAAATATTACATCATCTTGCCTTGTTAGAAACATTTATGTTGAAGAGAATTTTTCTCTCATCCTACTAACTTCTCACACGTTTTTTAATTGATCATTTTCGGATTATAATCAGAACCGTGTTTAATAAGCTTTTTCattataataacaaaaattattaaatgaaataaataaaaatgataaaacttaaaaacaaataatataaatggACAGAATTCAACACATTTTTTTACCAATAATTCATAATATATTACAGAAGAAGGTTTAACTCACGATTTTCACACATGGCAGCATCCGTAATCTGGTACATAATATCAATATGGACcgtcccttcaaaaaaaaaaaatcaatatggaCCGATTTGTTATCCCATAattccaataataataataatagcaaCCAATTAAACCCAATAATTAGTGGGACGAATAAATTAGTAACAAATGGGACAAATTAAACCAGCCAATGGAAGAAATGTCGACGTTCCAGATTTATGGGCTTGGTTTCGTTTGAAAGAAAGTCGTAGACTTCCAATTTTAGAGGCAAGTAGGAGAAAGAAGCATATCAACAAGTTGAATATAAACCATAAAGTTAACAACCTTAGCTCAAGGGGAGTTGAGTGCATTTTCTAAACTGGACGGGGTGTGAGTGTCTTTTAATGAAACTTTAGGAGAGATTTGTGTAATTTTCCCGATTAATAATGGAGATTTAACCTCACAAATATTAAGTTGAGAAGACATCTGTCATAATTTCTAAAAAGCACATAAATTGAGGGGGCCTAAAAAGAAATGTTCAAATTACAAAGGCTCTTTTCTTGGGCCGCTTGGCCCATATGAAATCAACCCAAACCCAATCCAAATCCCATTTCAGATTCTCACTTTCTTCCTTCTTGTTCTATCTCACCCAAAGCTACAAAATCATCATTCGCTTTGCGTTGAGTTCAATTTCGATCGATCTATCTATCTCTCTGCTCCTTCTATCCATTTCTATTCATTGCCAAAACCCTACGgtaaatctctctctctcaaattaCTCATGTAGCTATGATAGAGATTAAACGACGCCATACCTggatctctctttttttttttcttttttttttttcttgctaatttttgttttacttacatttttttgttcttaCTTTACTGATGTGATTAATACACCGTAATTTGGTTTACCtagtgtttaatttttttccttagctgatttgttttgttttgttcttatttCATTTATGCTTCATGATTAATGGATCTGATTTAAAACCTTTGGTTTTGTACTTTGATGGTTTTGTTTGCATGCAATTAGTCAAATTAGTTCATGAAATTGCAATGTCCTTCGTATTAGacttttagaaaagaaaattatgataAAGGTTTTTGgatttagtttttgaatgtgCATTTAATGGTTGAGTTAGTGCCTGCGGTATCGACAAAATTAGACTTTAAACTTAGATTTGGTTGTTAGGAAATAATGTTAATGATTCCGTATATTGTCATTAAAACCGGTGCTGTCAGTTTGTTTGAACCTGTTTGACCGTGAACTGAGATCCGGTCTTAGTTTGGTCacatgtttgaattttttatgttatcaCGTCATACCCTGTGGTTAAACCCAAACCAGATAGAACTGGCTCCAAAGATCCCGCTGAGTGAAAATATGAACATTCTGTGGTTTTGTCTTGCGGAGCTCCTTGTACAAAAGTTCATCCGTAGTCAAACAATGTAACACACAAAAGCCTAGTTGTACACATACTTAGGAGAAGGAGAAAGTTTGTTGTGGGAAGGAGAtgcagaaggaaaaaaaagatatgGAGAAAGACATTGTGGTATGTTTGATGTGTGTGGCGGCTATTGTATGCAGAAGACGACAAAGATATTTTGCGGTTATGTTTATGTGGGCTTTTTGTACTTGACCACTTTACTACACTTTAATTTCGAGAATATATTCACTTGGCCACTTCACTACactttaattttgataataTATTCTATACTGAGTCATGTTtcaccaaaataaatatataccgAGTCTTGCAATTTAACTAGTAAGCCGCCGGTTTGACCAATGACCCATTTACGCAGTATCCTAACCAAAAGTAGACGGCATCTCCGAGTTTAAGACCATTGATCCGTATTTTTAGATTCTAATTTcatgatttgtttattttaataaaatcatcTTTAGCATTTATTGTCGACTTTTACTCTTATGGAgatttgttattgaatttgttGCTGTTCGTGTTATATGCATGTGTGTTGTTTCTTTCGTTAGACAGTCGTATTAATCCTTAAAACTCTAAACCCTACAACATTGTTCATATCGGTTCACGAATAACACGAAATATGCTAAATTTCCCTGAATGAAATTTTGTCTGTGTATTAAGTTttcatgatatcaaatgtgaaGACTAACTTGACTGAAATAATATACAATAAGGGACTTTGTGGACTAATATGACCAACAGGCAACAGTATATATATTTCAAGGGCTAATTTGATTATTTACTCATCTTAgtttaatattgtttaaaaactGCTATGGCATCTGATGTTAATATTTTTGCTCCTATCTAGATTTGATATCACTGTTGGAATTAGCTTTGATTCACGGAAAACTTCTCAGCATCTGCAGTTGTCTTGCGTTCAAGGAAATGGAGTTACCAACTCTGAGAAAACCTTTCATCTACTgggttttcttttctttcactgTGTTTGCTCAAGTTAGCAATGGGTTTTATCTTCCGGGAAGCTACATGCACACTTATTCCAATGGAGAATATATTAATGCCAAAGTCAATTCGTTGACATCTATTGAAACCGAGCTTCCCTTCAGTTACTACAGCCTCCCTTACTGCCAACCCCCTGGTGGAATAAAGAAAAGTGCTGAGAATCTTGGAGAACTTCTTATGGGTGATCAGATTGATAATTCACCCTACCGATTTCGAATGAATAAAAATGAGACTCTCTACCTCTGTACAACAGCACCATTAAATGAGCACGAGGTAAAGCTACTCAAACAAAGAACTCGTGATCTGTATCAAGTGAATATGATCCTTGACAACTTGCCAGTTATGAGGTATACTAGCCAAAATGGGGTTAAAATCCAGTGGACGGGGTACCCTGTTGGGTACACTCCATCTGATGGCGGTGCAGATTACATCATTAACCACCTGAAATTCACTGTATTGGTTCATGAATATGAAGGTAGAGGGGTCGAAATTATTGGGACTGGGGAGGAAGGTTTGGGCATTATTTCTGAAGCTGACAAGAAGAAGGCATCTGGGTATGAAATAGTTGGTTTTCATGTTGTCCCATGTAGTATTAAATATGACCCCGAAGCCATGGCAAAGCACAAAATGTATGATAGTATCTCTTCTGTAAGCTGCCCAAATGAGCTCGACAAATACCAGGTAATAAAAGAGCAAGAGAGGATATCATTCAcatatgatgttgaatttgtgaAAAGTGATATAAGATGGCCATCACGTTGGGATGCTTATTTGAAGATGGAGGGTTCTCGAGTTCATTGGTTCTCAATCCTAAATTCACTGATGGTTATTATTTTCCTTGCTGGCattgtttttgtcattttcttaaGAACTGTAAGAAGGGATTTGACAAGGTATGAGGAATTGGACAAA
It encodes:
- the LOC11443035 gene encoding receptor-like protein EIX1, which produces MLGFTSQIPIVWLLLLLLSTTIFERCNSSNTQLGISNCNEKDRSALLLFKLGVENHSSNKLSSWSINEKNCCSWKGVQCDNITGRVTTLDLHQQYLEGEINLQSLFQIEFLTYLDLSLNGFTTLSSFNQSNDHNNNNLSNIQYLDLSFNDDLHLDNLHWLSKFSSLKSLNLSQINLQNQTNWLQSIDMLHVSLLELRLSSCHLTDIFASVKHVSFTNSLATLDLSANHFDSELPAWLFEHGNDMNISHIDLSFNFLKGQIPKSLLSLRKLETLRLSNNELNESIPDWLGQHENLKYLGLAENMFRGSIPSSLGKLSSLVDLSVSSDFLTGNIPTSIGKLFNLKSLVIGGSSLSGVLSEIHFSNLSSLETLVLSAPISFDMDSKWIPPFQLNGISLSNTILGPKFPTWIYTQRSLEYLEIPNSRVSSIDGDIFWRFVTNITHLNLSNNSMSADLSNVTLNSELLFMDHNNFRGGLPHISANVIYLDLSHNSFFGTISPMFCHRLGRENSLDYLDISFNLLTGEIPDCWEYWKGLSFLFMESNMLTGEVPPSMDLFIDLIILDLHNNSLSGNFSLDLSNITNLQFINIGENNFSGTVPVKMPRSMEVMILRSNQFEGNIPPQLCNFSSLIQLDLSHNKLSGSIPKCISNITGMGGAKKTSHYPFEFKLYTKGRDLEYYDYGLLRTLDLSANNLSGEIPSQVFNLVQLKSLNLSRNHFTGKIPRDIGDMKNLESLDLSDNKLVGGIPVTTSTLSFLSFLNLSNNYLVGQIPVGTQLQSFDASYYVGNPGLCGAPLPICDHGSYLHGGHNDIDNDENSFTQSLYFGLGVGFAVGFWCICGPLFLNSAWRHTYFRFLNNVFVVVGFSN
- the LOC11435659 gene encoding transmembrane 9 superfamily member 12; the encoded protein is MELPTLRKPFIYWVFFSFTVFAQVSNGFYLPGSYMHTYSNGEYINAKVNSLTSIETELPFSYYSLPYCQPPGGIKKSAENLGELLMGDQIDNSPYRFRMNKNETLYLCTTAPLNEHEVKLLKQRTRDLYQVNMILDNLPVMRYTSQNGVKIQWTGYPVGYTPSDGGADYIINHLKFTVLVHEYEGRGVEIIGTGEEGLGIISEADKKKASGYEIVGFHVVPCSIKYDPEAMAKHKMYDSISSVSCPNELDKYQVIKEQERISFTYDVEFVKSDIRWPSRWDAYLKMEGSRVHWFSILNSLMVIIFLAGIVFVIFLRTVRRDLTRYEELDKEAQAQMNEELSGWKLVVGDVFREPECSKLLCVMVGDGVQILGMAGVTIVFAALGFMSPASRGMLLTGMIILYLILGIAAGYVSVRLWRIIKGTSEGWRSVSWSAACFFPGIAFVILTVLNFILWNSNSTGAIPISLYFELFFLWFCISVPLTLIGGFMGTKGEPIEYPVRTNQIPREIPARKYPSWLLVLGAGTLPFGTLFIELFFILSSIWLGRFYYVFGFLLVVLLLLIVVCAEVSVVLTYMHLCVEDWRWWWKAFYASGSVALYVFLYSINYLVFDLQSLSGPVSATLYLGYSLLMAIAIMLSTGTIGFLMSFYFVHYLFSSVKID